A window of Zingiber officinale cultivar Zhangliang chromosome 5A, Zo_v1.1, whole genome shotgun sequence contains these coding sequences:
- the LOC121982871 gene encoding F-box/LRR-repeat protein At1g67190, with protein sequence MEHLPVEIIGDILSRLGTARDVVGLSATCRKWREAYKKYLHTLSFKFGDWPRDITARQLEILITQTISQTVGLQCLSIHMGSAHEFAAVPVIAWLMYTRKTLQSLSYNGHTIPNVNVPEQCSRHKLQALDLDHHSIIRVEPTYLRFTCLKSLSLRHVIISALDLSILFTVCPRIESLTLDVVEIVTSDSQSSMELSSPTLKCIFAEKVSVEKIILEADNLESLHLLNDSNIGFLKLNGKGSLQHLKIDDIVATHLEIGANLDNLKVIDVSYFMIKLPKFYQMISRASKLRTLRLWAVAFVCKDDLFIDVESIAVSFPELKHLALNYDIRDGLLYALRGSSTLENVNVLELGWTIISDNFRLWVFGMIRRCPNLKKLVIHGVLSGMKTDEQSQMVTNVTSSVLRLMRKYIHVDVRFVYD encoded by the coding sequence ATGGAACATCTTCCTGTGGAAATCATTGGTGATATACTTTCTCGTCTTGGAACTGCTCGAGATGTTGTTGGTTTATCTGCAACTTGCCGGAAATGGAGAGAAGCCTACAAGAAGTACCTTCATACGCTTTCTTTCAAATTTGGTGATTGGCCCCGTGATATTACTGCGAGGCAGCTAGAGATCCTTATAACACAAACTATATCACAAACTGTGGGATTGCAGTGTCTTTCAATTCATATGGGCAGTGCCCATGAATTTGCGGCTGTCCCAGTCATTGCTTGGCTTATGTACACTAGAAAAACATTACAGAGTTTGTCCTACAATGGGCACACTATTCCAAATGTGAATGTTCCAGAGCAATGCAGTCGACATAAGTTGCAAGCTTTGGATCTAGATCATCATTCTATAATCAGGGTTGAACCAACTTATCTGAGATTTACTTGTCTCAAATCTCTTTCTCTCAGACATGTTATTATCTCTGCCTTGGATCTGAGCATATTGTTTACTGTGTGTCCGAGAATAGAGTCCTTGACCCTTGATGTTGTAGAAATTGTCACTTCAGATTCTCAATCATCAATGGAACTGAGTAGTCCTACATTGAAGTGCATATTTGCAGAGAAAGTAAGtgtggaaaaaataattttggaggcaGATAACCTTGAGAGCTTGCACTTATTAAATGACTCAAATATTGGTTTTTTAAAGCTAAATGGAAAAGGCTCTCTTCAACATTTGAAGATAGATGATATCGTTGCCACCCATTTGGAAATCGGTGCGAACTTGGACAATTTGAAGGTTATTGATGTGAGTTACTTTATGATAAAGTTGCCCAAATTTTACCAAATGATTTCCAGAGCATCTAAACTAAGAACATTGAGGCTCTGGGCAGTAGCGTTTGTTTGTAAGGATGACCTCTTCATTGATGTTGAATCTATTGCCGTTTCATTCCCAGAACTTAAACATCTGGCGTTGAACTACGACATTAGAGATGGACTACTATATGCGTTGCGAGGCTCCTCGACCCTGGAAAATGTTAATGTATTAGAACTAGGATGGACTATCATAAGTGATAACTTTCGGCTTTGGGTTTTTGGGATGATTAGAAGATGTCCCAACCTCAAGAAATTAGTTATCCATGGTGTACTTTCGGGGATGAAAACGGATGAACAGTCTCAAATGGTAACCAATGTTACTTCATCTGTATTGCGTCTTATGAGGAAATATATTCATGTTGATGTGCGATTTGTGTATGACTAA